A single Deltaproteobacteria bacterium DNA region contains:
- a CDS encoding MBL fold metallo-hydrolase codes for MAFRVSPAWWPVLAVASPLIALWLISRNRQFQTGRIRAAELNQKRIGEARPLNMPELDSLEMTVLVEWKAEEGFIGDAGVSYLFRTELGSMLYDVGFGPAHPALAHNAARLGFSLDQIDALAISHLHCDHMGGIRAQRTRQLTVPENLKPEKPKPCFLPDRAEAKGFKAKLVERPQLLAAGIASTGPLARSLFFLGHTEEQALLARLKNRGLVVFTGCGHPTIEVILEMVSRLSNEPLYAIGGGLHFPVTTGRGNRAGIHLQRILGTGKPPWRKITDTDLSQTITSINRARPKRVYLSGHDTCDHALGRMKRELQAETVVLKAGATYRF; via the coding sequence GTGGCTTTCCGTGTATCACCCGCATGGTGGCCGGTCTTGGCTGTGGCCTCCCCGCTTATTGCCCTCTGGTTGATTAGCAGGAACCGGCAGTTTCAGACGGGCCGAATCCGAGCTGCAGAGCTTAACCAAAAACGCATAGGCGAGGCTAGGCCTCTTAATATGCCCGAACTCGATTCCTTAGAGATGACGGTACTCGTGGAATGGAAAGCCGAGGAGGGCTTCATCGGTGATGCCGGTGTTTCTTACCTCTTCAGAACCGAATTGGGCTCGATGCTATACGATGTCGGCTTTGGTCCAGCCCACCCGGCATTAGCACACAATGCTGCCAGACTAGGCTTCAGCCTCGACCAGATAGATGCCTTGGCAATTTCTCACCTTCACTGTGACCACATGGGTGGCATCCGTGCCCAGCGCACCCGGCAACTCACCGTGCCAGAAAATCTAAAGCCGGAAAAGCCCAAGCCCTGCTTCCTCCCTGATAGAGCAGAAGCCAAGGGATTCAAGGCTAAGTTGGTTGAAAGGCCACAGCTACTGGCTGCCGGAATCGCTTCAACCGGCCCTCTGGCCAGGAGTCTTTTCTTTCTCGGCCATACGGAGGAACAGGCGCTGCTTGCTCGCCTCAAGAACAGGGGCCTCGTGGTTTTCACCGGCTGTGGCCACCCGACTATTGAGGTCATACTGGAGATGGTGTCCCGTCTTTCTAATGAGCCTCTTTATGCCATAGGTGGCGGGCTTCACTTCCCTGTAACCACGGGTAGAGGTAACCGGGCAGGCATCCACTTGCAGAGGATTCTGGGCACGGGTAAGCCTCCCTGGCGCAAGATCACCGATACTGACTTGAGCCAAACCATTACCTCGATTAATAGGGCGAGGCCCAAGAGGGTTTATCTTTCGGGACACGATACCTGCGACCATGCCCTCGGCCGCATGAAGAGAGAACTTCAGGCAGAGACTGTGGTACTCAAGGCAGGGGCGACCTATCGTTTTTGA